TTCCATCCTGCACTGTGATCAGTTCAAGGACCTATTACCTGGTACTACGAAAGTGAAATGCTTAAGTGATGCTGGAATGTTTATGGATGCGTAAGTCTCTTCttcaactttattttttcttctttgagatCTTTTGATTAACTCTTCATCTAAGTTTTCAACTGAAAATGTAGAGTGGATGTCTCTGGAGGCCACTCGCTTCGGAAAATGTTCCAAGGTGTTGTTACGATACAGGTAATCTCAGAATCAGAGAACTTCTTGCCCGGAGAATTCACACTACTAATCTTAGGTCCCTTactgtaaattttgttttgttttgatgtcaAATTCTAGAACCTCCAAAAGGAACTGTCCACTACTTGTACAAAGCATTTGGATCCAACTTCGGTATTGATTTCTTACTTTCTTGATATTCACTGGTCCACAAGACTCGAGCATcttcaaaactaattaaatgtgttctgtttcttttcctcAGTGCTTCTTTCCCCAGAACTTGGTTTCAGACATTAAGACTCCCATGTTTCTTTTAAATGCAGCATATGACGCTTGGCAGGTAACACCCATTCATTCATCTCTGATCACTCCCATTGCTTCTCTCTTTCACTTCTAGCAAACATTTCATTCTCACGAAATAGAACGAGATAGTTTAGCTCCGTCAGGTACAAGATTTCACTTCTATCTTCCTCAGGTACAAGAGAGTTTAGCTCCACCATCTGCTGACTTAAACGGCTCTTGGAAGGCATGCAAATCAGATCACTCTCATTGTAATTCATCTCAAATCCAATTCTTCCAAGGTGAGTATCTTATTAATTCAACCCTCATTCTTTAAACTATACCATTGTGTCGTGgttgttaaaatttattatatgctTCTCTTTTGCCAGACTTCAGGACGCAAATGGTGGATGCTGTAAAATCTTTTGCGACATCAACTCATAACGGTGTGTTCATAAACTCATGCTTCGCACACTGCCAATCCGAAAGACAGGACACTTGGTATGCACCAGATTCTCCTACTGTTCATGGCAAGGTAAACATTTTCTCAACAGTTCGTAAATAGTTTTATCTTTCGTTGCAAGAGCTACTGTTAATTTGTTTGCTtgctcctttttgttttttgcagaCCGTTGCTAAATCTGTCGGTGATTGGTACTTTGACAGAACAACGGTGAAAGCCATTGACTGTCCTTACCCTTGTGACAAAACATGTCACAATCTCATCTTCAAGTGAGTTGACATATTCAAACTCAAACAGCTTACCTAATACTTACAAACTATACACCATACCTTTAGCAACAATTCCTGCAAAAAAACCACAAATCGACATCTCTGTAGCCATTTCATCTTTACATAATTTATGCTATCTTCTGTTGTTTCCGACTGAAATAAGTCATCTTTTTCGTGTGTTTGATCTCTAGTTTTAATATATTGGGTTGGTGGTATACAATTCTTTATGCAGTTGGCGAAAACTTCTTTACTTACATACAAATTTAAGATATCTTTGATTGGAATCAGCGAATCTGGTTAGTGAGTGATGACAAGTTTCATGTCCTTGCATgtataaaattcaattaaaaaggAACATAAAGAACGCATATTCCTTGGATTCATTGGAGTATAATACACACAAAGCATCCGACCTAAATCGGTCAGACTCTGCTTTTAACGAAAGTATAACTTCTTTATATGGTGATTTGAATTGGGTGCTTTTAGCTTTTGGCTTTTTGAGGTCCCTTTGTGTTGAAAATCCATATTCTGATTgctttaagaacaaaataaaaaatttgactCTAAGAGCACAATAATCTTTAGGAAACAATCtaataaccacaaaaaaaagagGTAAAATCAATTCACGtgaatttgtttatttacaaGTATATTGTGtagtttttatttgaatatacaAAGAAACAATAGTAGTATACGTAGCTTTCATATTTACAAACCCATGAAACAGAGTTaccaatacaagaaaaaaaaactcgtaaTATTTACTCGTAAGACTAAGGGGataaaaaaaaggtgaaatttCGAAAGACGAACCCTAAACAGAAGAAAGTAATAAGAAGGTTAACGTGATGCAGAAGCTAAAGCTACCGCTTGTGCCCACATCTTCAATCTTGCCTTAATCTCTTTCGGATCATCCCCTAAATAATTATACATCACACAGTTAATAACATTTTCCtctgtaaaaagaaaataaatgaacgTATCAGTTTTGGTATGATTAATTATTACCAGGACTTGAGATACGCCAGTTGGCAATGGGAGAGTTGCCGCCACTACTAGTCTGAGTCTCCCTGTTTGACCCGCCGGATACAGAAACCCGACCCGGAACTTCCAAATCGAACCCGAGATCTCTGCAGGCTTTCACTTCTTCAAACCCCATCTTCATTGACTTCTTCCCTCCTCTGATCACCTTCGTTAGCACCGTCaactcttctcctcctccgtaACGGTTCCCGCCGTCTCCGTCGCTGTCTCTCTCAACGCCGTTAAACCCGTGACCGTACTGATTCCCTCTTCTGCTCTTTTCTCTCCGTTGACTTACTATATTACACTTATTAGTACCATCGCCGGAAACCGTGAGTTTCCTTCTCCGGTGAGATGTGGTCTCCGGGAGAGAGTAGAACCCGGAAGATTCCTTGTCGGAATCCGAAACGTCACCATCATCGGAGATTTCCCCGTCGGCATCGGCTCCGACGTCATCGTCCAAGCTCTCTAGTGACAGAGCAGAGACGAAATTACCAAGTAGCTctgaaggatgatgatgatgatgatcttcatCGTCTTCGTGGAAGGAGCTCGTGCAGATAGATAACCTAGACAAACTATTTTGCCTTGTCTGGTAGTAATGATGAAAGCCATCATGATCTGTACTATCGTCGACGTAATCATCTTCGTCTAAAACCGAAGAAGAGTTGATCACCATGCTCTCTTCCGACGCCATTAACACGATTTGACAAAGAAATAATACAATTAAGAGTTGTTTACACAATTCAACGTTTTCAGAGCgttcttattttgtttgttttttgtgtcCTTAAAACTCTTAATACTAATATAGAAGACTTGAGTAAGTGTATTCAGACATTTTACAAAGCTATCACTCTCATCATAATTTTAAGTTCGCGACACCTGTAACGCGTGTTTAATGCATAATCCAAATTTGTAGCTTTAGTTAATCGActgttttattactttttttgttttttttgtaactgtACAGGTTCCATAATAACGCGATATCGTTTTGAGGATCTCTGGAGTTTATCTAAACTACCCCTTCTTATCAAAAAGACAAAGCTTGGTCCTATATGCTCCCTTTTGGTGAGGGTAATGCAGGAATTACGAGAGATGTACCCTCGACTAAATAATTTGATAATACCAACACCGATGCCTTTTGCTGATTTTTTCTACAATCAAtgataaaataacaaaacttgcTACTGTAGCTTTTCCACGcatacttaaaaacaaaaataaattgtatacTCTGAAAGTTATGTTtgaattttatatcaaaaagtaTTAATCGAtgttataaacaaataaatatccCAACTCTaaacattcaaaattttatacagAAAAATGATAAAGAGTCATACTTGTAGTTTGGAAAATTTAATGAAAGGGTATTATATATAAGCatgtgtatatatttgtttggcATAGGTtgcatcaatttaatttttcataatttttttcacTAACGAAGTTACTAGTTTAATGTTATTGTACTCTTGTTTTAAACAATTGTGAAGACATTTCTTCATCGAATCATAAATCAACGTGTATGATCAGATCAGATCACCAGAGCGGACCCATAAGATGTTTACATCTCcttataataaacttttttttctttattatattggtCACTTTTTCtagtttaaatataattaattactacactgatatttttataaattattagaagGATGTTTGATTCATTTGATGGTggaatgttattatttattaaaatttcgGAGCAATCTAACCGTAGGATAATTTGACCAGTCGGTTTGACTATATAGTCTTTGGCACCTGATATTCCAACACGTGCTACGTTAAAATAGCAATAAACATCATTAACTAATTAATAGTCTGGCTCAAGTGATTCTTAATACAAGCCCAATAACTAAGTTTAGTATTTAGCCCACAGAGGTCCATTATACAAAGTGGGAAGCATCTTGCTTCTTTTAACCGTTGATAGGTTTAAGCATCACAGGTAAATCGTACTGCGGCTGAAGAGTGAGGTGATCCGCCGGTGCGTGCTTATACTCTCCGGAGAGATTGAGCCGGAAACGTTGAAGAATCATGGCGAGAACGGTTTTGGCTTCCATCATGGCAAAGTTTTGGCCAATGCAAGCTCTTGGTCCGATTGAAAACGCGAGGAGTGCGTTTGGGTGAGTAGCGGCACGAGAAGCGCCGTTTTCAAAACGCATAGGGTTGAATTGGTCGGCGTCACTTCCCCAAACGGCTTTGTCTCTGTGCATCTTCACGATCGGGAGGACTATAGTCGTGTCTTTAGGGATCTCTAGGTTTCCTAATTTCATATCTTCTGATGCTAATCGGAGCACATTTATCACTGGTCCGTATAGACGAAGTGACTCCATAAACACCATGTTCATCTGAAATTATTAATTGTAGTTAggtcaataaaaataaaaataaaggtttCTTTAGCCGCAAGAAACTCTTTTTGCAATCTGTATTTTTACCAGTTTGAGTTTGGAACAGTTCTCTGCATCTGGGATTTTGTCTTTACCGCATTCGTTGATAACCTCTTCCCTGATCTTCTCTTGCCAGTCTTGGTTCAAGCTAAGCAACATCGTACTCCATGTCAATAGATTCGCAGTAGTTTCGTGTCCTGCGAAGAAGAACGTCTTGCATTCTTCTATGATCTCATCAATGCTTATCTTTTTCTCAGACTCGTTAGATCTTGCAGCTGTCAACATGATTCCCAGAAGATCGTTTCCGTAGTTCTTGGATTCCGATTTTAGCCTCGAAtctatgattcttttgatcGAGTTGTTCACTTTCCTACCAAGTTTCCATATTCGAAGATTCAAAGGCGTAGGGAAGTACCTTGGGATACAAGACAAAGAACCAATCTTCATATcactaaaacaagaaagaacttTTAAAGTAGAAGAAAGATTTTGAGTATACACTTACTGGACTCCAGGGATATAGACGTCAGTAAGAGAAGCAGCACAACACTTTTGGAGCTTCTTTTGTGATCTAAACACTTCAATTCCTTCCGCATAACTGCTTCCAAACGCAGCTGTCGCTATAATATCAGCCGTCAATCTCTTATACTctctgttcatcatcatcacttgcTCGGATTCGCCAccattcctctgttttttccaCTCCTCGAACATCCTCAAAGTGCAGTCCACCATCAGTTGGTTCATGATCTGATCGATAAAATGAagaaattacaattttttttgcaaaaaagtGCTATCGTTTTATGTCTTTTTATCGGAATGAGAAGGAACAatttaaagaaaagaacaaaaaaaaaccttgatttTTTCCATGGAGAATGCAGGGTTTAAGATACGTCTATGACGAACCCAAACAAGGTCATTTACGAAGATGAGTCCATTACCAGCAAGTTTAAGGATCTCAGGTTTTGTCTTTGATTTAGCAAAGAAACCAAACTTGTTAGATAAGATCTGTTTCGCTAGCTCATGATCTGAGATGCATAACCTTGGCGCTGTTCCTTGCCAGTAGAGAACCGTCTCCCCTAATAAGATACCATTGGTAACTTGTGAGTTACGCATCTTTATCTAGTCTAGTGattaacaaaactaaagaaaggaagatgagagagagaatgtCACCGTATTGAGAAATCCATTGATCAAGATGAGGTAAAACGCGAGGGACGATATCGTTGGAGTTTGGATCAAGAACCGAAAGCTTagcttctttcttcattttcctAACCTCGCGGAGGTTCCCATGCAAGATCCTGTATTTTGGACCTGAGATTCCTTGCTTCTTGAATCTTCTTGATAGCATCAATGGCCGCCAAAAAAGGATCCAACAAACTCCATATATCTTAGGAACTACAAGGACTACAAGAGCTAGTGCTAAGAGATTGATCGTGCTCAGGAGCTCCATTGAAAgaacaatcaatttttttttttttttttggtttgagtgtTTAAGTTTGCTTTGTGATTTGAAGTGGAGGTTTCAGTTTTATTATGCGTCGTTGGAGTGTGAGTCCCGTGACTTGTGTTTCTGATAAGCACAAATACTTCTATTTATTCCCCGTTTTGAAGAaagaatgaataaaattataaccgatcaaagaaagaaacaatgaaaggaatattgtatatatgtaatatgttagCTTTAATTAGAATCTAAAAAGTAAGCATTTTAAGTATTTCTTAAATTTATGAATGATTAGCTTTGTTTAACCTATTGAAGTCTATTCGAGTTATACAGATTAACAGACAAAtgaagttttggattttatttgcGAATTGAGGTATGATCTTGGTAAAACATAGGAGTTAGTGTCacacttctttttaaaaaaaaataaaaaacaatataacataatttaatggaatttgttttacaTGTGAACTAAAGTTATACAATGTAACGCATGCATGATATAAGGTAACATCGGATTCTAAAAACGCCTATCGTTAGTGGAGATGTGTGGGGAGTCTTTTTGAATTCATTTGAACATAGTTTGAGTATAATAATAGATTTAAATCAGTCGTTTTTGTTCATAAAATCACAATAGATGACGTCATTGCTTATGCAATAGTCTAATCTTCTCGAAGCTTTACAGACATTATAATTTACACATGTAATCGTCTCAAAAGGGCAACCAGccacaaataatataaacacCGATCCAGTTTTTAAGTTTGGCATTTTGCCATTTTCTGTAACGAAATTTGATAGACTTTCACTTTCATCATAATCTTTTCAAAACCGATTGCACAAATTTTTGTGTTGCTTTAGCTTTTTATCCATGATAAGATGAAACATTCTacttttcaattatatatagatgGCGATACGGAtagttttgtttctcatttgGCTACTATGAATTATGCATATGAGTAAGTATTAGCACATTAAGTACCCACAATGTATATTTAGCCCATAAGGGCTACAAATTGAGACTGTAGAAGCCCAATTATATGATAAGGATGAGTTAAGCACACACCATAAGGTAGTAGTGTTGTAGTAGTTTCATTAAGAGATTCGATTAATTTGGGCAGTTTATTTCAGTCTTCCAGAGGCTGAAGCATTACGGGTAAGCCGTACTGAGGCTGAATAGTGAGGTTATCTATCGGCGAGTGCTTATACTCACTAGAGAGGCGAAGCCGGAACCGTTGAAGAATCATGGTGAGCACTGTCTTGGCTTCGATCATGACAAAGTTTTGGCCAATGCAAGCTCTTGGTCCGACGGAGAACGCTAGGAGAGCGTTTGGGTGGTTAGCGGCTTTGGAAACGCCGTTTTCAAACCGCATTGGGTTGAATTTGTCCGCATCGGATCCCCAAAGGGTCTTGTCGCTATGCATTTTCAGAAGCGGGATGACTATGGTTGTGCCCTTGGGAATGTCTACGTTacctatttttatatttgttgatgCTTCTCGGGACAAAGCTGACACCGGTCCGTAAAGTCGAAGTGATTCCATGATCACCATGTTCATCTGCAAGAGATATAAAGGTATCTTCAACCACAAGAAAAATTACCACTTTGTGCCAAGAAACCCTTTTGAAAGATGAACATTACCATTTTGAGTTTGGAGAAAGTTTCTGAATCTGGGGTTTTTTCTTTACCGCATTTTTTGAATATCTCTTCTCTGCGTTTCTCCTGCCAATCTTGGTGCAAGCACAGTAACATCGTTGTCCATGTCAATAGATTCGAAGTGGTTTCGTGACCTGCGAAGAAGAAAGTTCTGCATTCATGTATGATCTCTTCGATGCTCATCTTTCGTTTGTTCTCTTCAGCTTTGTAAGCTTTCAACATGATTCCCAGAAGATCGTCTCCATAATCTGATTCTGATTGTAGTCTCGAACTGACAATCCTCTTAATTGAGTTATCCATTTTCCTCTCCAGCTTCCATATTCGAAAGCGTAAAGGCGTCGGAAGATACCTTGGAGTACAAGAAAAGACcaatatatttcaaaacctcAGAATTTTGTCTGAACAGAGAACTGAAAATAGCAGAGTGATTAACTTACTGACTTCCAGGGATAAACATATCGGTGAGAAAAgttttacaacactttttaagCTCCAATTGTGATCTAAACACTTCGACTCCTTCGACGTAACTGCTTCCAAACGCAGCTGTTGCTATTATATCGGCGGTTAGTCTTTGATAGTCTCTGTTCATATCCTTTATAATCTTTGactgctctgtttctttcttacTCCTCTCTTCTTTCCACTCCTCTAACATCTTGAGCGTACAAGCCACCATAACGTTCGTCATGTTCTGATCAACAGAATGAagaatcaccaaaaaaaaaaatagataaactaCATCGCCTGTCTTCTCTAAGGGTTAAGTTCTCAAATCGAGTTAAGAAAGAAGGAATAAAAGACCTTGAGCCTATCCATGGAGAAAGCAGGGTTCAAGATTCTTCTATGGCGAACCCAATCAGTACCTTCGACAAAGACCAGTCCTTTGATGCCGACAAGTTTGATGATTTCGGGTCTTATCTGTGATTTGACAAAGAAACC
The sequence above is drawn from the Camelina sativa cultivar DH55 chromosome 4, Cs, whole genome shotgun sequence genome and encodes:
- the LOC104783279 gene encoding pectin acetylesterase 3 (The sequence of the model RefSeq protein was modified relative to this genomic sequence to represent the inferred CDS: added 39 bases not found in genome assembly) is translated as MMNSVFRIAAVVFCLWLCSVVSSGSSHGIGNVTDTDDKISLLESQLTAKSPSQLLMVPLTLIQAAGPKGAVCLDGTLPGYHVHRGSGSGANRWLIQLEGGGWCNTRRSCIFRKTTRRGSSKYMEKVLAFTGILSNKANENPDFFNWNRVKLRYCDGASFTGDTQDQSSQLFYRGHRIWQAAMDELLSKGMHKADQALLSGCSAGGLASILHCDQFKDLLPGTTKVKCLSDAGMFMDAVDVSGGHSLRKMFQGVVTIQNLQKELSTTCTKHLDPTSCFFPQNLVSDIKTPMFLLNAAYDAWQVQESLAPPSADLNGSWKACKSDHSHCNSSQIQFFQDFRTQMVDAVKSFATSTHNGVFINSCFAHCQSERQDTWYAPDSPTVHGKTVAKSVGDWYFDRTTVKAIDCPYPCDKTCHNLIFK
- the LOC104783280 gene encoding uncharacterized protein LOC104783280, which codes for MASEESMVINSSSVLDEDDYVDDSTDHDGFHHYYQTRQNSLSRLSICTSSFHEDDEDHHHHHPSELLGNFVSALSLESLDDDVGADADGEISDDGDVSDSDKESSGFYSLPETTSHRRRKLTVSGDGTNKCNIVSQRREKSRRGNQYGHGFNGVERDSDGDGGNRYGGGEELTVLTKVIRGGKKSMKMGFEEVKACRDLGFDLEVPGRVSVSGGSNRETQTSSGGNSPIANWRISSPGDDPKEIKARLKMWAQAVALASASR
- the LOC104783281 gene encoding cytochrome P450 709B2, giving the protein MELLSTINLLALALVVLVVPKIYGVCWILFWRPLMLSRRFKKQGISGPKYRILHGNLREVRKMKKEAKLSVLDPNSNDIVPRVLPHLDQWISQYGETVLYWQGTAPRLCISDHELAKQILSNKFGFFAKSKTKPEILKLAGNGLIFVNDLVWVRHRRILNPAFSMEKIKIMNQLMVDCTLRMFEEWKKQRNGGESEQVMMMNREYKRLTADIIATAAFGSSYAEGIEVFRSQKKLQKCCAASLTDVYIPGVQYFPTPLNLRIWKLGRKVNNSIKRIIDSRLKSESKNYGNDLLGIMLTAARSNESEKKISIDEIIEECKTFFFAGHETTANLLTWSTMLLSLNQDWQEKIREEVINECGKDKIPDAENCSKLKLMNMVFMESLRLYGPVINVLRLASEDMKLGNLEIPKDTTIVLPIVKMHRDKAVWGSDADQFNPMRFENGASRAATHPNALLAFSIGPRACIGQNFAMMEAKTVLAMILQRFRLNLSGEYKHAPADHLTLQPQYDLPVMLKPING
- the LOC104783282 gene encoding cytochrome P450 709B1-like, whose protein sequence is MEITISINPILALLVLILALKIYDAFMILVWQPFVLTRRFKKQGISGPKYRFLYGNIGEIKKMKREAQLSILDASSNDVFSRVLPHYQQWIYIYGETFLYWSGTEPRICISDPELAKQILSSKLGFFVKSQIRPEIIKLVGIKGLVFVEGTDWVRHRRILNPAFSMDRLKNMTNVMVACTLKMLEEWKEERSKKETEQSKIIKDMNRDYQRLTADIIATAAFGSSYVEGVEVFRSQLELKKCCKTFLTDMFIPGSQYLPTPLRFRIWKLERKMDNSIKRIVSSRLQSESDYGDDLLGIMLKAYKAEENKRKMSIEEIIHECRTFFFAGHETTSNLLTWTTMLLCLHQDWQEKRREEIFKKCGKEKTPDSETFSKLKMMNMVIMESLRLYGPVSALSREASTNIKIGNVDIPKGTTIVIPLLKMHSDKTLWGSDADKFNPMRFENGVSKAANHPNALLAFSVGPRACIGQNFVMIEAKTVLTMILQRFRLRLSSEYKHSPIDNLTIQPQYGLPVMLQPLED